Proteins from a single region of Chryseobacterium sp. W4I1:
- a CDS encoding DUF2723 domain-containing protein, with protein MKNWTFRQWNTILGWVIFVIAFFTYLSTIEPNFSFWDCGEYISSAVKLEVTHAPGAALFQIVGAVAAIFALGKGENYSIVINAMSALFSALTILFLFWTITHFVRRLLNKDFEEVTKHQEISILFAGAVGALCFTFSDTFWFSAVEGEVYSMASMFIALLVWLITKWENEYLAKDSERWIILIFFVLGLSVGVHMMGMLAVPAVCLVYYARNYKFTWKNFIWANAITLGILIIVFKIIFPLIMTMFGRLEIFFVNGLGLPFHSGTIVAFILMTAICFFIIKYARKAKKNIYQTAALSVVYMIIGFSCWMVIPIRANANPPMNLNDPDTAIGMLDYYNREQYGDWPTIYGQNYTAFLDANGIEKNEDGSFKTQKTGEIYEKDEKTGTYRKTGDRFNYIFSKSQISLMPRMFNEDKDVMANYISMYGAPDFTFNYANEEVADNPQAKQIFDELRGKYEDKSITAADYLKVKPYNLINVQKPSLAQNMDYFITFQNGYYFVRYLMWNFVGRQNDLEGNMENTKGNWISGISFIDNALLGNQDKMPAKFKNESTVKFFFLPLILGLIGFFFQLNRDFGRFYALLSLFVLTSVGIIFYTGVKPFEPRERDYAMVGSFYAFAIWIGMGAGAILWFLQSKVKSNGANIALGVVLLGVPFMMGFQNYNVHDRSNRYTAYDYAYSVLKSLPKNDILFVYGDNDTYPVWAIQETERFRDDVKVVNFTLASTPWNLDQIKRKTYNAAGIPSQLTHDDYRDGVNDQIYMMKKEDWEGVFSMLKEQGAPETEFAGFRKYLTQDSLTLKEAVNFIKFKSPEKDELLKMYFGEEKFEKYNILPVNKFILPVNKENALKAGIITQADLPNVVNQIMITYKGNTLYKNNLIMLDMLANFDWKRPINFSSGGIYDSENIFYLNEYLQFDGFSYRLVPIHTAANADGDMGRVDTNSLYNVVKNFRWGNFKDLNSHFDETATSNIMSYRMSASRAASALALNGQKAKAVELLDLASKEIPAEKFNDPRSLSAMVTGYIISGQEKKGLQLAEILKKGIFEEYDYYLSLAPADQNFARRQMRTKPMEYSLVVSAVTDAYKKLGQDDKAYAYLVKSIEPIDKKFNAFIKELQQMGKEKAIQKSEDVQKITPFYQYLFDVMEPFDSTYSKEKENQITTAIIKVTQ; from the coding sequence ATGAAAAATTGGACTTTTAGGCAATGGAACACCATTTTAGGATGGGTGATTTTCGTCATTGCATTTTTCACGTACTTGTCGACCATAGAACCCAATTTCAGTTTCTGGGATTGCGGCGAGTACATTTCCTCAGCAGTAAAACTTGAAGTAACGCATGCTCCCGGAGCTGCCTTATTCCAGATTGTGGGTGCCGTGGCAGCCATTTTTGCTTTAGGAAAAGGTGAAAATTATTCTATCGTGATCAATGCGATGTCCGCATTGTTCAGTGCGCTGACGATTTTATTTTTATTCTGGACCATTACACATTTTGTAAGGAGGCTATTAAACAAAGACTTTGAAGAAGTTACCAAGCATCAGGAAATATCCATTCTTTTTGCAGGAGCTGTAGGCGCATTGTGCTTTACATTTTCAGATACGTTCTGGTTTTCGGCGGTAGAAGGGGAAGTATATTCCATGGCTTCTATGTTTATTGCACTTTTAGTGTGGCTGATCACCAAATGGGAAAATGAATACCTGGCAAAAGACAGTGAAAGATGGATCATCCTTATTTTCTTTGTATTGGGACTTTCAGTTGGGGTACACATGATGGGGATGCTTGCAGTTCCAGCCGTTTGTCTGGTGTATTACGCAAGAAATTACAAATTTACATGGAAGAACTTTATCTGGGCCAATGCAATAACGCTTGGAATCCTGATCATTGTTTTTAAAATTATCTTCCCGTTGATCATGACGATGTTCGGAAGACTGGAAATATTCTTTGTGAACGGACTTGGACTTCCTTTCCACTCAGGAACGATAGTCGCATTTATTTTAATGACGGCGATATGTTTCTTTATTATTAAATATGCGAGAAAAGCTAAGAAAAATATTTACCAGACTGCTGCCTTGTCAGTAGTGTATATGATTATCGGTTTCTCCTGCTGGATGGTCATTCCCATCAGAGCGAATGCAAATCCTCCGATGAACCTTAACGATCCGGATACTGCTATCGGTATGCTGGATTATTATAACAGAGAGCAATATGGTGACTGGCCAACGATTTATGGACAGAATTACACCGCTTTCCTTGATGCCAACGGAATTGAGAAAAATGAAGACGGAAGTTTTAAAACTCAGAAAACCGGTGAGATCTATGAAAAAGATGAAAAAACAGGAACCTACAGAAAGACGGGTGACCGTTTCAATTATATTTTCAGTAAGTCCCAGATAAGCTTAATGCCTAGAATGTTTAATGAAGATAAAGACGTTATGGCGAACTACATTTCAATGTACGGAGCTCCGGACTTTACCTTTAATTATGCAAACGAAGAAGTGGCAGATAACCCTCAGGCCAAGCAGATCTTTGACGAATTGAGAGGTAAGTATGAAGATAAATCCATTACCGCAGCAGATTATTTAAAGGTTAAACCTTACAACCTGATCAATGTTCAAAAGCCTTCACTGGCTCAGAATATGGACTATTTCATCACCTTCCAGAATGGTTATTACTTTGTAAGATACCTGATGTGGAACTTCGTGGGAAGGCAGAATGACCTTGAAGGAAACATGGAAAACACTAAAGGAAACTGGATCTCCGGGATTTCTTTTATCGACAATGCCTTATTAGGGAATCAGGATAAAATGCCTGCTAAATTCAAGAATGAAAGTACCGTAAAATTCTTCTTTTTACCATTAATATTAGGATTAATCGGTTTCTTTTTCCAACTGAACAGAGACTTTGGAAGATTCTATGCACTGCTTTCCCTATTTGTTTTAACGAGTGTCGGAATTATTTTCTACACAGGAGTGAAGCCGTTTGAACCGAGAGAAAGAGATTATGCAATGGTAGGTTCTTTCTATGCCTTTGCCATATGGATCGGGATGGGTGCCGGAGCTATTTTATGGTTCTTACAGTCTAAAGTAAAATCTAATGGGGCAAACATCGCTTTAGGAGTAGTTTTACTAGGAGTACCATTCATGATGGGCTTCCAGAATTACAATGTACACGATAGAAGCAACAGATATACAGCATATGATTATGCCTATTCAGTATTGAAATCACTGCCAAAGAACGATATTTTATTCGTTTACGGGGATAATGATACCTATCCGGTTTGGGCGATCCAGGAAACTGAAAGATTCAGAGATGATGTAAAAGTCGTTAATTTCACCCTTGCTTCAACACCATGGAATTTAGACCAGATCAAGAGAAAAACATATAACGCAGCAGGAATTCCAAGCCAGTTGACTCATGATGATTACAGAGATGGCGTGAATGACCAGATCTATATGATGAAAAAAGAAGACTGGGAAGGCGTTTTCTCTATGTTGAAAGAACAGGGAGCGCCGGAAACAGAATTTGCAGGATTCAGAAAGTACCTTACTCAGGATTCATTAACGTTGAAAGAAGCGGTTAATTTTATCAAATTTAAATCTCCTGAGAAAGATGAGCTTCTGAAAATGTATTTCGGAGAAGAAAAGTTTGAAAAATATAATATCCTTCCGGTCAACAAGTTCATTCTTCCTGTTAACAAAGAAAATGCTTTAAAAGCAGGAATTATCACTCAGGCTGATCTTCCGAATGTTGTGAACCAGATCATGATCACCTACAAAGGAAACACCCTTTACAAAAATAACCTGATCATGCTAGACATGCTGGCAAATTTTGACTGGAAACGTCCGATCAACTTCTCATCAGGAGGGATTTACGATAGCGAAAATATCTTCTATCTGAACGAATATCTGCAGTTTGACGGATTCAGTTACAGATTGGTTCCTATCCACACAGCAGCGAATGCAGACGGAGATATGGGAAGAGTAGATACGAATTCTCTTTATAACGTAGTGAAAAACTTCAGATGGGGGAATTTTAAAGACTTAAACAGTCACTTTGATGAAACGGCTACCTCAAATATCATGAGCTACAGAATGTCGGCAAGCAGAGCAGCTTCAGCACTGGCATTAAACGGACAGAAAGCTAAAGCTGTAGAATTATTAGATCTTGCTTCCAAAGAAATTCCTGCAGAGAAATTTAATGATCCACGTTCATTAAGTGCTATGGTAACAGGATATATCATTTCCGGACAGGAGAAAAAAGGACTTCAACTGGCAGAGATTCTTAAAAAAGGCATTTTTGAAGAGTATGATTATTATTTAAGTCTTGCTCCGGCAGATCAGAACTTTGCAAGAAGACAAATGAGAACAAAGCCAATGGAATATTCTCTGGTGGTTTCTGCAGTGACTGATGCTTACAAAAAGTTGGGGCAGGATGATAAAGCCTACGCATATCTTGTAAAATCTATAGAACCGATCGACAAAAAGTTCAATGCTTTTATCAAAGAACTTCAGCAGATGGGCAAAGAGAAAGCCATACAAAAATCTGAAGATGTTCAGAAGATCACTCCTTTCTACCAGTATTTATTTGATGTGATGGAGCCTTTTGATTCCACTTATTCCAAGGAAAAAGAAAATCAGATCACCACAGCAATTATTAAGGTGACACAATAA
- a CDS encoding pyridoxal phosphate-dependent aminotransferase family protein, which yields MLDIFERIKQNPGPLGQFADYAEGYFVFPKLEGPIGPRMKFQGKDVIFWSANDYLGLCNHPEVLEADAKAAAEFGMFYPMGARAMSGETQQHQQLEKELAEFTQKEAAYLLNFGYQGMVSAIDALVTRHDVIVYDADSHACIVDGVRLHMGKSFTFKHNDMASLEKNLARATKVAEENGGGILVITEGVFGMRGMQGKLKEICDLKSKFNFRLLVDDAHGFGTLGKTGAGAGEEQGCQDQIDVYFSTFAKSMAGFGAFLSGDETIIRFLKYNLRSQIFAKSLTMPMVIGGLKRLELLRTRPEIKAKLWENVSKLQNGLKERGYNLGNTNTCVTPVFIEGTTIEATLLAKDLRENYGVFTSVVVYPVIPKGMILLRLIPTASHTDSEINETLAAFDGIREKLTSGHYREIEKQMNIEYKQM from the coding sequence ATGTTAGATATTTTTGAACGTATTAAACAAAATCCAGGTCCATTGGGACAATTTGCAGATTATGCTGAAGGGTATTTTGTTTTCCCAAAACTGGAAGGTCCAATTGGTCCAAGAATGAAATTTCAAGGTAAGGATGTAATTTTCTGGAGTGCAAACGATTATTTAGGACTTTGTAACCACCCGGAAGTTTTAGAAGCTGATGCAAAGGCGGCTGCAGAATTCGGAATGTTTTATCCGATGGGCGCAAGAGCTATGTCAGGTGAAACTCAACAGCATCAGCAATTGGAAAAAGAGTTGGCAGAATTTACTCAAAAGGAGGCTGCTTATTTATTGAATTTCGGTTACCAGGGAATGGTCTCAGCGATTGATGCATTGGTTACAAGACATGACGTAATCGTTTATGACGCTGATTCTCATGCTTGTATTGTAGACGGTGTTCGTCTTCATATGGGTAAAAGCTTTACGTTCAAGCACAATGATATGGCAAGTTTGGAAAAAAACTTAGCCAGAGCCACTAAAGTAGCAGAAGAAAACGGCGGCGGTATCCTTGTAATCACTGAAGGTGTTTTCGGAATGAGAGGAATGCAGGGGAAACTGAAAGAAATCTGCGACTTAAAATCTAAATTCAATTTCAGATTGTTGGTAGATGATGCCCACGGTTTCGGAACTTTGGGTAAAACCGGAGCGGGAGCTGGTGAGGAGCAGGGATGTCAGGATCAGATTGATGTTTATTTCTCTACTTTTGCTAAATCTATGGCCGGTTTCGGAGCTTTCCTTTCCGGAGATGAAACAATCATCCGATTCTTAAAATATAATCTTCGTTCTCAGATTTTTGCTAAGTCTCTGACCATGCCAATGGTAATAGGAGGTTTAAAAAGACTGGAGCTTTTAAGAACACGTCCCGAAATCAAAGCTAAATTGTGGGAGAATGTTTCTAAACTTCAAAACGGTCTGAAAGAGAGAGGTTACAATCTGGGAAATACCAACACATGTGTAACTCCTGTTTTCATTGAAGGAACTACCATTGAAGCTACCCTTTTAGCTAAAGATTTAAGAGAAAATTATGGTGTTTTCACATCAGTAGTTGTATATCCGGTAATTCCTAAAGGAATGATCTTGTTAAGACTGATCCCGACGGCTTCTCATACAGATTCAGAAATTAATGAAACATTGGCTGCTTTTGATGGTATCCGTGAGAAATTAACTTCCGGACATTACAGAGAAATAGAAAAACAGATGAATATTGAGTACAAACAAATGTAA
- a CDS encoding DMT family transporter, which produces MKFKGYLLGVLSSVSFGLIPIFILPLKKANFSMDITLFYRFLFSALMVGGYLLYSKENFRINRKELLILSVLGVCYALSSEFLFIGYDFLTPGIASTVLFIYPVIVALIMFFFYKEKLTKLSLISLLFAFAGVIVLCLKGKGLEINFAGLGIVMLSSLFYALYMVIVNKSDLKVSGFKLSFYSMLFTSAFFMIKASAESESFAIPSLSILINFIIFAFLTTVISSLCLVYAIKYIGSTPTAILGALEPVIAVMVSVLMFHEKFTINLLIGIVLILLGVILNVIADNRKSKRNTHKTLTEV; this is translated from the coding sequence ATGAAATTTAAGGGTTATCTGTTAGGCGTTTTGTCTTCCGTTTCATTTGGGCTGATTCCCATTTTTATTCTGCCATTGAAGAAGGCTAATTTTTCAATGGATATTACTTTGTTCTACCGGTTTTTATTTTCTGCTTTAATGGTCGGAGGCTATCTGCTGTATTCCAAAGAAAATTTCAGAATCAATAGGAAAGAATTACTGATCCTTTCTGTTTTGGGAGTCTGCTATGCCCTTTCCTCAGAATTTTTATTCATAGGTTATGATTTTCTTACACCGGGAATTGCTTCTACTGTTCTGTTTATTTATCCGGTTATTGTCGCGTTGATTATGTTCTTCTTTTATAAGGAAAAACTTACAAAGTTATCTCTCATTTCCCTATTGTTTGCTTTCGCTGGAGTTATCGTTTTATGCTTAAAAGGAAAAGGTTTGGAGATTAATTTTGCCGGCCTCGGAATTGTCATGCTGAGTTCATTATTTTATGCCCTTTATATGGTAATCGTGAATAAATCTGATCTGAAGGTTTCAGGTTTCAAACTTTCCTTCTATTCCATGCTTTTCACTTCTGCATTTTTTATGATCAAAGCATCAGCTGAAAGTGAGTCTTTTGCCATTCCTTCTCTGTCTATATTGATAAACTTCATTATTTTTGCTTTTCTGACGACAGTCATTTCCAGTCTTTGCTTAGTGTATGCCATAAAATATATTGGGTCTACACCCACTGCTATCTTAGGAGCTCTGGAACCTGTAATTGCAGTAATGGTAAGTGTGCTCATGTTTCATGAAAAGTTTACAATCAACCTGCTTATAGGTATTGTCCTGATCCTGTTAGGAGTCATTCTGAATGTGATTGCTGATAATAGAAAGTCAAAACGCAATACTCATAAAACTCTAACAGAAGTCTAA
- a CDS encoding PLP-dependent cysteine synthase family protein, with product MSNVYDNILGLIGHTPMVKLNTVTKDIPATVYAKLESYNPGHSTKDRIALHIIENAEQKGLLKEDSVVVETTSGNTGFSIAMVCIIKGYKCILAVSDKTKPEKIAYLKALGATVYICPANVAADDPRSYYEVAKRIASETPNSVYINQYFNELNIDAHYKTTGPEIWEQTEGKITHLFACTGTGGTLSGSGKFLKEKNPGIKIIGVDADGSILKSYHETGKIHKEDVHPYQIEGMGKNLIPAALLFDKVDEFVRVNDEMSAYRTREIALKEAIMGGYTTGAVTQALIQYAQSHELTKDDIIVLIFPDHGSRYITKVYSDKWMAEQGFVNNCVHNYDEVFKTEFIK from the coding sequence ATGAGTAATGTTTACGATAATATTCTTGGCCTAATAGGACATACTCCTATGGTGAAGCTTAATACTGTTACAAAAGATATTCCTGCAACCGTTTATGCCAAGTTAGAATCATATAATCCTGGACATTCCACAAAAGATAGAATAGCACTTCATATTATAGAAAACGCTGAACAAAAAGGTTTATTAAAGGAAGATTCTGTAGTTGTAGAAACTACTTCCGGAAATACCGGTTTTTCTATTGCAATGGTTTGTATTATTAAAGGATATAAATGTATTCTCGCGGTAAGCGATAAAACGAAGCCCGAAAAAATTGCTTATTTAAAAGCATTAGGGGCTACCGTATACATTTGTCCTGCCAATGTAGCGGCAGACGATCCGAGATCATATTATGAGGTGGCTAAGAGAATAGCTTCAGAAACACCCAATTCAGTTTACATCAATCAATATTTTAATGAATTGAATATTGATGCACACTACAAGACAACAGGTCCTGAAATTTGGGAGCAGACAGAAGGTAAGATAACGCACCTTTTTGCCTGCACTGGAACTGGTGGAACATTATCAGGTTCGGGTAAATTTTTAAAAGAAAAAAATCCCGGTATTAAAATAATCGGTGTGGATGCCGACGGATCTATCCTGAAGAGCTACCACGAAACAGGAAAAATACACAAAGAAGATGTTCATCCTTACCAGATCGAAGGAATGGGGAAAAATTTGATCCCTGCTGCCCTTCTTTTTGACAAGGTGGATGAGTTTGTAAGAGTAAATGACGAGATGTCTGCTTACAGAACCCGTGAAATAGCCCTTAAAGAAGCCATCATGGGAGGTTATACTACAGGAGCCGTAACCCAGGCACTGATCCAGTATGCCCAATCTCATGAATTGACTAAAGATGATATCATTGTTCTGATATTCCCGGATCATGGATCCCGGTATATCACCAAGGTATACAGCGACAAATGGATGGCTGAACAAGGTTTTGTGAATAACTGCGTACACAATTACGATGAAGTTTTCAAAACAGAATTCATTAAATAG